Within Nocardia terpenica, the genomic segment ACCTGATCCGCGCCCTGTTCCTGGCCGCGTTCGATGCCGTCGACCCGTTCCCCCAGGTACTTTCGCACGCCCTCACCCGCTGCTACACCGACCTGGGCTGGGACACCGTCACCGGCGACGCCCGGCGGCCCGGTCGCCCGCCGCGCTATCCGCGCCTGAGCGACCTGCAGGCCACCGCGCTCGCGGTGGTCGACACCATCGGCTACGGGCGCGAGATCACCGACAATGTCCGCGGTTTCATCGATGTGCGGCTGGGCGCCCTGCGGCTCGGCACCCCCGGCCGGTTCTTCGAGGGCGGCTACCGGCTCGACATGGCCGCGCTGCTGCGCCGGAACACGGTCATCGAGATCGAGGACATCGGCAGCGACTCGGACAAGGCGTTCCTCATCGGCGCGGTCCTGATCCGGGTCGCCGAACACCTACGCGCCCACCGCGATCGGGACGAGGCCGAGCTGGCCCACGTCACCGTGCTCGAGGAGGCGCACCGCCTGCTGCGCCGCGCCGAACCCGGCACCGCGGTGGCGTACGCGGTGGAGCTGTTCGCCGCGCTGCTGGCGGAGATCCGCGCCTACGGCGAGGGAATCCTTGTCGCCGAACAGATCCCGAGCAAGATCACCGCCGATGTCGTCAAGAACACCGCGCTGAAGATCGTGCATCGCCTGCCCGCGACCGAGGATCGCGAACTCGTCGGCGCCACCATGAATCTCGATGCCGCGCAGTCGCGGCACGTCGTGTCCCTGCCGCCGGGCCGGGCGGTGGTCTTCGCCGACGGCATGGATCGGCCCATCCGCATCGAGGTCCCGCTCGGCCGGGCGCGCGAGGCACGGCGGCCGACGCCGCTGCCGCCGCTGTCGCCGAGCCCGGCCCGCCCGCCGCTGGCGCTGCGGGACCTGCATCGCGCGCACCGGTTCGCCGAGGACCCGCGCCTGCTGCTGTGGATCGAACTGCTGCTGCTGGCGCACCTCGTCGGCCGCCCGGCCGCGCGCCCGGACCCGGCATGGCTCGCGGAAGCGGAGGACGCGGCGACGCCGCTGCTGTTCGCCGAGGCCGTCGACCACCTGATCGCGACCGCGGTCGATCGCCGATACATCGGCCTGAGCGCCTATTTCCCGCCCGACGAATTCGCCGACCACCTGCGCGCCGCCGCGGCCGAGCCGTGCTCCGGCGCCGAAACACACTGGCAGGCAGGACGATACCGATGGATCGACGTCGAACAGGCGCTGCGCGCGCCGGGCCTGCCGCCGGACCGCCCGCACCCCGACACCGAGCGGTGGGCGCGGCGCGGGCTGCACCTGCCCGCCACCACTCTCGCCGAGCAGATCGACACGCTGCACGCCCATCCGGACAACTTCGCCGACCGCCGCATCGTCACCGGCCCCACCCCGAACCTGCTGGCGGCGACCATCGCTCGGCGCAGCCGCGCCGACTCACCCGAACGCCGCCTCCGCCACGCCACCACCCACCTGCGCGATCTGGGCCGCTGGCCCCTCGCCCTGCTCGGCGAGGACGACAGCGCCGCGCCACCGACCGGGAGCGACCCGTGAGAATCGACAGCCATCCACCGCCCGAGCCCGCCGACCGGTCCGACCTCCCCGCCGAACCGGACCGTCCCGCCGCCGAGAACCACCAATGGCGCACGGACACCGAACGATTACTGCGGATCGACAGCGAAACCGCTGCCGACCAAGTCATTTCCGATGCCCCGGATACCGACAGCGCGCGTCTGGTGGACGTGGACCCCGCGCCGGATCGGTCGTCGGCCGCGCCGGTGACCGGTGACCGATCCGAAGACCCAGCAGGGGACCCTGACCACGCCCCGATCGTAACGTCCGGCGAGAGCGTCTCTGCCGCAACCAATTCCATCGAATCGCCCGCACCTCCCGACACCGCCGCCACCGTCGAGCGCACCGAGGTGACCGATGCCGCCGAGCGCCGAGACCTGGTCACCGACGCCGTCGCCACCCACTACGGCGTCGACAGCGACGAGGGGAGAGCCGCCATCGGGAAAGCCTACGACACGGTGCGGGAGCATCTGGCCCCGCTGATCGTGCACGCCACCGCCTCGATTCTCGAGGACTGCAAACAGATCGCCGCCGAACGTCCCGACACCCGGGTGGTATTCCTGGGGCGCGACGCCCACACCATGGCCCTCGCCGCCCGGGAACTCGACCCGGAGTTCTTCGAGGAGCACTGCACCGAGATGACCATCTCCCGATCCCTGGCCGACGCGGTGGTCCAGGACGTGGAAGCGCACAGCGACAAGACCTTCGACGAGCTCGAGACCTCCTTCCGCACCGCCCGCGACGGCGTCGACCCCGATGCGGTCCCCGGCGCCCGCGCGCAGATGACGCAGTACATGGAGTTGCGCGGCGTGCCCGTCGGCACCCCCGGTACCCCGATCGTGTTCGTGGACACCAGCTTCCGCGGCACCGTGCAGGAGTTGATCCAAGCCGCCTACCCGAACACCCGGTGCGAGGGCCACTACCTGATCTTCGGCGAGGCCGAGCGAGATCCGCACCCGCACACCAAGACCGGGCATCTGCTGCACCAATCCGCCGATGGCACAGTGGTTTCCCACGATCCCGCCGTGCCCGCCGAGCTGGCGCCGCAGCTGTCGGACAAGGACACCGTGCTGGCCATCGAGCAGACCCTGCGCGGGCCGTGGTCGAAGGCCGAGCGGTTCGGCTCCGGCGCGATCCCCGAGCAGCATCTGGAATCGCCCCCGCTCGATCAGATCGCCCCGCCGCGCGTGGCGCCCGAATACCAGGGCGCCACCGTGCGGCTCGCGGTCATGGACGCCAATCAGCACGCGGTCGCCGACTGCGCCCGCGACTACGCCGGGCGCGCCGAGGCCGGGCAGGACATCGGCGGCGAACTCGCCGCAAAGACCGAAGCGGGGCTGCGGCAGGTGCGATCATGGGCCACACGGTCGTCCGGCACCGACACGGAGCTGGCGGGGCTGCTCGATTCCTTCGTCCGCCGCAGCGACAAACACATTGTCGCCCAGCTGCATGCGGCCCTGGGCGATCGCGGCATGTCACCCACCGATATCGCCGATGCCTGGCAGGAGTTCGACAAGCTCGGCTCAATGGACGAAAAGCAAGCCTTCGCCAACACCTACGACCACACCACCGAGAGCACAGGAGACGAGCATGGGTGACATCGACGCCGGCGACCCCAGGGAAACGCCGCAGTCGGCCTGGGGGTCGTTACTGGGTTTCGCCGACCGCTACGCCGATCTCGGCTACCGATCCCTGGCCGAGCAGCTGCGCGCGGGCGGGCCGCCGCCGCCCTCCGTGCAGGGCACCCCGATCATCGTCGACTCCGATATCGGCGGCGACCCGGACGACGCCATCGCGGTCACCTGCGCCGCACGCAATCTGCCCGAGGTGGCGCTGATCCTCACCGCGGACGAACATCGCGGCCGCCGTGCCCGTTTCGCCCGCCACCTGCTCGACCTGATCGAGCGGCCCGACCTGCCCGTCGTCTCCGGCGCCGACCTCGGCAACACCCGCTATCACGCCGTCGACGGCCTGATCCCCGACACCGTCGCCGAGCAGCCCACCGACATCGTGGCCGCGGTGCGCGCGGTCTGCGCGGGCACCGAGGGGCCGGTGCGCTGGGTCGGCCTGGGACCGCTGAGCAATCTCGCCCACGTGCTGCGGTCCGCCCCGGAGCTCAACGCGCGGTTGGTCGTCACCCAGATGGGCGGCGCCATCCACTACCGCCGCCCGGACCGGGCCGAGCACAACTTCCGGCTCGATCCCGACGCCGCCCGGTATGTGGTGGCGACCGCGCGCGAGCTGCTGCTGGTGCTGTCGGACACCACGTTCACCGACGAGATCGCCATCGACTCCGGCACCGACATCTATCGCGCCCTGGCCGCCGACGCCGCCCCCGCCTGGGCCGCGGTGCTGCGCGCCCACCTGGACCAGTGGTTCGCCCGCTTCTATCCGGCCAGCCTGCAACACGATCCGCTGACCCTCACCGCCGCGCTGCAACTGCCGTTCATCGACTTCACCCGCCGTCGCATCAGCCTCGGCCCGGACGCCCGGATGACCGTGGCCGGAGACGATTCCGAGGGCCACCCCACCTGGATCACCACCGGCGCGGACTATCCCGCGTTCCGGGCGTGGCTGAGCAAACAGATCCACTACTGACCATCCCGCCGGTCGCGGGCGCACCACACCAGCACACCGAGCGCGGCGACCACGATCCCCACTGCCGCGACCATCACCCAGTCGAGCGGTGATTCGTTCCTGCGATGTCGTCCCATCGTCGTCGAACGCTCCTTCCTGGTCTCGAATCGCTATGTCCACCAACGCATATAGGGGTTCCACACCGCCACCTCGACGCTACAAGCAACACCTCGTTAAAACGGACCAGATTTTGGCCATCTGCGGCAAACCGGGTTGTTGTTTTCCGAGCGAGCGGAAAAATGCGGGGACATGACGAACTCCGCGCTGGAATCCGCTCTGGGAAGCTTCGGACGCCGGGTACGACGTCTGACCCCGGATACCATGCTCGTCGCCGACGAGTTGCTGATCGCGCTCGCCGGCCCGGAAGCCATCCACCAGCCCACCGATCGAGCTCACCTGGCCGAATGGGTCGTCGAGCAGCTGCACCATCTGATCGCCGCGCTCTCCGACGACATCGACCGCCGCATCGCCGAGGCCGTCCTCGCCACCCGCCCCGAGTTCTACGGCAAGGGCATCGGACAGGCCCGCGCCTATCTGCGCAGCCATCACGAGAGCTATGTCGACAGCGCCTACAAGCGGCGGCGCTCGGTGGTGATCGCGCAGCTGGCCGCGAGTCTCGACAAGGCATACCAGCTCAAGTGCGCGCCCCGCGTCTTCCTGTCCGGCCGTTACACCAGCGAGGACACCGGGCGCCCGATCGCCGACGCCCTCGGGGCCGCCCTGGCCACCCTGCCGATCACCCTCATCTGCGGTGGTTCACGCGTGGGAGCGCACACCGCCTACGCGATGGCCCGTGCCCTGCGCGCGGACGGCACCTATTCGCCCGACCGCACCACCCTGTACGTGCGCACCGAATCGACCCGGATCGCGCCGATCTATCAGCCGCTCGGTCATGTCATCCACGTCGACACCTGCCGCACCGAGACGCGGCGCACCATGCTTCGTAATGCGCAGCTGTGCCTGGTTTTCGGCGGCGGTGACTTCGGCGATGCCGACGGCAACGGCACCGCGGAGGAAACCGATCTCGCCCGCGAGCGCGGCATACCGATCGTCCCGCTCGCCACCACCGGCGGTGTCGCCCAACAACTCTGGCTGACTCACCGCGCCGACGCCCACCGCCACCTACCGGGCCCCCGCGTCGCCGACTACGACGATCTCGACCACCGTGACCCGGCCGTCGCCATCACCGCCGCACTGCACCTGGTCACCCATCACCTCGCGCTACCCGCGGTCCTCGCCTGAGGAGGGTCGATCGGCGAGGGTGAGCAGCGCGAAGAAGCCTCCGACCACCGGGCGGGCGGCGAATCCGACCCGGCCGCCGGAGACCGTGTCGTACCAGTCGGTGAGCGGCACCCGGTCGCCGGTGGTGTCGGCGAATCGAAAGACGCGCTGGATCAGCAGGTCTCGGGCATCCGGTTCGTCGGTGAGGAAGGCCGCGGTCCACAGTTCCCAGTCGGCCTTGGTGTAGGTGTGGCGGTTGTCCAGGGGGACCCCGGCGTCGTTCGCCCGCGCGACATACCAGGCCGCCTCCTGCGTGATCACCTGGCGCGGAACGAGATTCAGGCCGAGCGCACGGTCGGCGTAGCCGTTGTACTTCAGGCTCCAGGTGCCGGGGTCGTCGTAGGCGAGCTGGAGGTGGGGTCCGGTCGGGTCCTGAGATCTGGTGGCCCACTGGGTGATGTAGTCGCGGGCGAGGGAGTCGTAGCGGGTTCGGTCCTCGGTATTGCCGACGGCCCGGGCGATCAGGCTCATCGCGCCGAGGCCGAGGATGCCCTTGAGCGCGAGGTTGCTGCAGTGCGCGATCGGCCCGGCGAAGTCGTCGGTCTGATTCTGCAGGCCCGGGTCCAGCGCATTGGGCACCAGGTACTCGGCCCAGCCGCGCAGGACCGGGTAGTACTCGGTGAGCAGCGCCGTGGTCTGGTCGGCGGGCAGGCGTCCGATCAGGGCGGCGGACATGATCAGCAGATTGGCCGATTCCTCGACCGGCATGTTCTCCCCGCCACCGTCGTTGTGCCCGGTCGCATTCGGGTAGCTCGCGCCGAGATCGTGGGGCGCGAAGGGCTGCGGCCAGTGACCGGCCCGCACGTAGTCGAGCAGCGGATCCAGCAGCAGCCGAAGGTAATTCGGCCCGAGGTAGAGGAAGACGGGGGAGGCGGGATAGATGACGTCGACCGTCGATACATTGCCGTCGCTGGAGATCTCCTTCAGCATGGCCCAGGGCGCGCCGTCGCGGTCGACGAGTTCGGTGCCGCCGATCGCCTGGCGCAGCGCCAGCGCACAGAGCGCCGCGTACTGCTCGGCGGTGGGTGTACCTGCGCCGCAGATGTTTTCGGCGTCGGAGGTGAGGCGGGCGTCGAGGCCGCTCGCTTCGTCCAGGGCGGCGGCGTAATCGGCGCGGAACCAGGTCAGCATGTCGGGCCAGTCGGACCAGTACGTCCGCCACCACGGGTCCAGTGGGGTGCCGAGCGAGGAGATCGCGGGCGTGCGGACATGGCCGATGGTCACGACCATGGCCGGGCTCGGTGTCCCCGGTGTCAGGGTGCCGAGGTCGCGGGCGAACGCGAAAACCGGCCAGCGGTCATTGATTCCGCGCGGGCCGGGCTCCGCGGTATCGGGCAGCGGACCCGCCGCACCGGCCGCGCGGGCGACGGTGTCCTCGGCGATCTGCCAGGTGAGTTGCGGGTCGGCGTCGGTGGCGAAGACGACCGTCCCCCACGATGCCTGGTCCGCCGATTCGGCGAGGACGGTCGGGGTGGTCGGTGCGAAGCTCAGCGCGAACTGCGAGCCGACCTCTTGTGCGGCCCAGTCGATGTTCCGATTCCGGTCGCCGTGCGCCCATTCCCCCGAAATATCCAGGTAGACAGCGACATTGTGGGAGTTGCCGTCGGTGCTGGCCGCGGTCACCGTGATGTAGGACATCGGCACGCTCTGCCGTTGCAGATCGTTCGGGGAGACCGGGGAGAAGAAGGTCACGGTCAATTCGATGCCGCCGCCGTCGAAGCGGTAGATCGACCGGGTGGCGGTGACCGTCAGCGAAACCTGGTGCAGGGCAGGAAGAGCGGGCGAGCCGGGAGCCCCGGCGAAGAGCGAGGCGACGCCGTCGATGCGCACGATCCCGGTGATCGCGGTGGTCTGACCCGCCCAGAATGTCGGCCACTGTCCCGCCAGCGCGTCACCGGCCAGCCAGGTGGACAGGTACGGCGAGCGCACGACCAGGGGAGTGGCGGGCGGACGAATAGGCATGGCGCTCACCTCCGATAGTGCGTGCGCGTGTCGCCGCGATTTGGCGAACTATGGCACAACGCGGTCGGCAACATGCGGGAATTCGGGCGAATAATGGTCGTCCAGAATCGGAACCGGCTCCAGTTCTTCGACTTGATGGCCCGCATTGAAATGATCGGTGAGATCCTTCCCGTCGCTGGCCTGGACGATGCGGGTCGCGCCGACGAGCCCGCGCAGGCTCCGGGCGACCTCGGCCGCGTGCCGGTACCCCGGGGCATCGCGATCGGCGACGATCCAGACCCGCCGCGCCCCGCGCAACCACCGCGCGTGATCGGCATGCCAGCCCAGCGCCCCGCCCGCATTGGTGGTGGCGACCAGCCCCGCCCGGCACGCCACGAGCACATCCTGTTCCCCCTCGCAGACGTAGATATCCGCACCGTCGCGGACCGCGGGAACCACCTCGGGCAACCGGAACGGTATCCGCGCGAATCCCCCTTCGCGCCAACCGTTCTCGGTCATCCGCTCCTGCCAGAAGTGCTTCTCGTGCCCGTTGCGATGCGGGATGTGCACGCGCACCACCTTCCCCTCCCGCCGCCCGTCCGGCCACCGATAGACATAGGTGGCGACCACCCGCGCGGGCCCGACGGCCCGGCCCAGCTCGGCCTTGTGCCGAACCAGCGGCAGCCCCGCCGCCAACAGCGCCCGATCGACAAGCGACAGCCGCGCCCCTCCCCGCCGCGGCCCGTCCCCCCGAACCCCCATCGGCCCGTCGAACAAATCCCGCACCCGCAACCCGAGCCGTTCCAACACCGCCTCGTCCGAACACCCCGCGAAACACCGAACCACGGTCTTCCGCTTCCCCACGTTGTAGATCACCCCCAGCGAGGGATGATGCCGCCGCCCATCCCCCTCATGCACCGGACACAAATACCGAACCCAGTCCCCACTGACCCGCCCGGGCCCCGAAACCCGGTCCAACGCCCCAATGATCTTGTCCCAGGATCGATTGCCACCCATACCGGACACTTCCTCTCACTTCCGGTGTACCACGTGCCCTCTTCGCCGACCTGAGTTGCCGACCGCCCCCTTTACGGTCACCATCCCGGTATGGACCTGGAGATACGGCCCGCGCTTGCGCCGGGGGTCGGGCCGCCGGAGCGGATCGATCTGGGCGATGTGCTGATCCGCCGCTGGCGGCCGGGGGATCTGGTGCCGCGGTTCGAGGCGCTGACGGCGTCGTTCGCCCATATTCATCCCTGGATGGATTGGCTGTCCGAGCCGACCACGCTGGAGCGGCAGCGGGTGTTCGGCGAGGCGGTGGCCGCGAGCTGGCCCAGCGTGGACCGGGGCTTCAACTACGGGATCTTCGGGGGCGAGGGCGTGGTGCTCGGGGCGGTGGGCCTGCACGATCGGCTCGGACCGCCCGCGGTGGAGATCGGCTACTGGTGCCACGTCGCCCACACCGGCCGCGGCGTGATGACCCGCAGCGTGGCCGCCCTGACCCGCGCGGCCTTCACCCTGCCCGGCGTCGGCCGGGTCGAAATCCATTGCGACGCCGCCAATGTGCGCAGCGCGGCGATCGCGCGGCGGCTCGGCTACCGCCTGCACCGGATCCGGCCGCGCGAGAAACGCGCCCCCGCCGAATCCGGCCGCGAAATGTGCTGGGTCAAGGAGCGTCCGGCCGCTCGCCCGTTCGGACGGTGACGACTCCGACGAGAATCAGTGCGCCACCGACGAATTGGATGGGGCGCGGGGTCTGGGCGAGCAGCACCCACGCATAGACGATCGCGGCCACCACCTCGAGGAGCGCGGCGAAGGAGGCCAGCCGGGAGCCGAGCAGCCGCGTGGCGGCGATCCCGGAGGCATACGCGAGCGCGGCGGTGACCACGCCCAGGGCCAGCAGCGGCAGCCACCACGGCGCGGTGCAGTCGGCGAACACGGCCGGGCCGGTCCCCGCGTGCAGGGGAGCGATACCGGCCGCCCCGGCGAGCAGGAGGACCACACCGCCCAGCAGCAGCCCGCCGGTCGCCAGCACCGTGCCGGGCAGGCCGTCGGAATTGCGCGCCGACAGCACGAAATACACTGCCGCGCCGAACATCGCGGCCAGCGCCCACGCCGCCCCCACCCAGCTCGCCCCGACCCCGGACCGCAGATCCAGCACCAGAACCAGCCCGAGGACCCCCAGCACCGCGCCGAGAACCGTTGCGCGGCCGGGCTTCTGCCCGTGCCGCGCCCACAGCCACCCGATCACCACGATCGGGGCGGTGTACTCGATCAGCAGCGCCGCGCCGACGGCCATGTGCGCGACCGCGTAGAAGTAGGCCAGCTGGGTACCCGCCACCGCGATCAGCCCGTACGCCACGATCAGTCCGGCCTTGCGGCGCAACAGCTCCCAGTCGCCGCGCAGCTGCCGCAGCGCGATCGGCAGCAGCGCGACCCCGCCCACCAGCACCCGCACCGCCACGACGGCCGCGGGACTCCAGCCCGCGTCCATCATTCCGCGCGCCAGCGCCCCGGACAGCCCGAAGGACGATGCCGACAACAGTGCGAGGAACAGGCCGGTCCGCAGACGGTTCACCACCGGCGCGTCATGAGTCATCGCCGCCATGACTCATGACGGTAGGAAGCCGCGCGTAATATGTCAATATGCCTTTTGCCCATGACACGGTGGCCTCGCTGGCCGCGGCCGTCGACCTGGTCAATTCGGCGGACGAGCCGGATACCCTGACCGAGATCGCGCACCTCGACGAGTTCTTCGTCCGGCATCGCTACTCGGGCACGCGGACCCACGACGAGGCCGAGCTGGCGGCCGTCCGCGCCCTGCGCGCCCCGCTGCGCCGACTGCTGACCAGCGACCGGGACACCGCCGTCCGGCTCGTGAACGACACCCTCGCCACGTATCACGCGGTGCCGCAACTGGTTCGGCACGACGAGCTCGACTATCACATCCACGCCGTGCCGCGCGACGCCCCGCTGCCGGTCCGGATCGCCGTGGAAACCGCCATGGCCATGGTCGACCTCATTCGCGAGGACGAGCTGAGCCGATTGGCCGTCTGCGCCGACGACAACTGCGCGGGAATCGTTCTCGACCTGTCCCGCAATCGTTCCCGGCGCTACTGCAGCATCGCCTGCGGCAATCGCAATGCCGTGGCGGCCTATCGCGCCCGCCGTCGGTGAAAATCGGTCAGGCGGAGGCGTTCTCGGTGAGCAGGGCGTCGACGTAAGGGGCCAGGCTCCGGCCCGCCGCGTGCAGCGGTTCGGGCGACCGCAGCGTCCGGGCGAGCATGAACGCGCCCTCCAGCGCGCCGACCATCGCGATGATGAGCTCCCGGGCCGAGTCGGTCCGTAGCCCGCGCCCCGCGAGGTAGGCGGTGCCCTGCGCCACCCAGTCGGCGATCACCTCGGCGGCGACCTCCCGCAGCGCCGGTTCGCTGTCGGCGACCTCGCCCGCGACCGTGCCGACCGGGCACATGTTCATCCAGCCGGACCGTTCCATGTCGGCCGCCGCCGCGGCGAAGGCCGCGGGCACCGCCGCGCGCAGGTCCTCGTGCGGATCCAGCAGCAGCGGCAGCAGTTGGATGTAGGCGGCCCCGCTGGTGCGCAGCGCCTCCGCCGCGATCTGCTGCTTGCCCTCGGGAAAGTGGTGATACAGCGAGCCGATCGGCGCACCGGCCGCCGCCGTCAGCTGTTTCACGCTGGTCGCGCCGTAGCCCTGGCGGCGCATGAGCTCGGCCGCGGCCGTCACGATCCGCTCCCGCGTACCGGTTGACATCTTCTCCGCCATCCCTCCACACTAGAGCAAGCGCTCTAGAGCGACTGTTCTAGCGAAGGGGTGAGTCCATGCCTGTCGTCGATACCGCCGCCGGTCCCGTCCACTACGCCGAGCAGGGCGACGGCCCGCCGGTGGTGCTGCTGCACGGGCTGCTGATGGACCACACCCAGTGGGATTCCGTCATGGGCCTGCTGCCCAGCGGATTCCGCTACCTGCGTCCGGTGCTGCCGCTCGGCGCGCATCCCGAACCGATGCGGCCCGACGCCGATCTCGGCATGCGCGGCCTCAACCGGATGGTGGCCGATTTCCTTGCCGCCCTGGGCCTTCGGGACGTCACGCTGGTGCACAGCGACTGGGGCGGGGCGCTGTTCCTGACCGCCTACGGGCTCGACGAGCGGGTGGCCCGGCTGATCGCGTTGCCGTGCGAGGCATTCGACAACTTCCCGCCCGGACTGCCCGGCAAGATGGCCGTATTCGGCCTGCGGGTGCCCGGCGCGCTGCCGATCGTCCTGCGCCAGTTGCGGATCGGGTGGCTGCGACGGCTACCGCCGCTGTTCGGCCTGATGGCCCGCTACCCGCTGCCGGACGAACTGGTGCGCGGCTGGACCGCGCCGGGGCTGCGCGATCCCCGCATCGGCCGGGATGTGCGCAAATACGGTACGTCACTGCCACCCAAGGCCGAGCTGATCGCGAATACCGAAGCGCTGCGGCGCTTTCCGGGCGACGCGCTGGTGCTGTGGTCGTCGGCGGGCAAGGTCATGCCCCGCGAGCACGGCCGCCGACTGGCCGACCTGCTGCCCGCGGGCCGCCTCGTCGAGATCGACGACGCCTACGTGCTGTCCATGCTCGACCAGCCCGAGGCCGTGGCGAAGGCGATGACGGACTTCCTCGTCGGAGAACGCTGAACAATTGCCGGAGGGGATAGCCATCGGTAGGTTGGTCGGGGCACGATGGTGGGGCCGGTTTTCGAGCGGCCGTGCGCCTTTCGGCGCACCCGATGTGGGGAGTTTCGTTGACGCTGTCGAATTGGTTCGACCTCGTCGTGCTGCTGGCGATGGTGGTCGCGGGAGTGCTCGGATGGCGACGCGGTGCGATCGTCGCCGTGCTCGGTTTTCTGGGCGTGGTCGGCGGCGCGTTCGTCGGGACCGTCCTCGCCGCGGTCCTGCTGCCGCACCTGCCCGCGGGCACGGTGCGCCTGACGACCGTGCTGGCCGTGATCGTCGGCGTCGTGGCCATCGGGCAGGCGATCGGCGACCGGCTCGGCCAACGGCTGCGCGAGACGGTGCACGGGCCGCGCGCGCTGCGGGTGGACGCGGTGGCGGGCGGTTTCGGGCAGGCGCTGGCCGTGCCGCTCACCGTCTGGCTGCTGGCCGCCCCGCTGGCGGCGCCCGCCCAGTCGATTCTGGCGTCCACACTGGATCATTCGCGCGTGGTCCGGACCGTCGGCGACACCGTGCCCTACTGGTTGGCGAGCCTGCCCACCAACCTCGCCGGTCCGCTGCGCGACTCCGGGCTGATGTCGGCGGACGGCTGGTCGATGCCGGGATTGTCCACGGCCCCACCGGATACGGCCCTGCTCGGCAGTCCCGTACCCAGGGAGCTCCAGCGCAGCGTGCTCCGCATCAGGAGCATTGCCAGCGCGTGTGGGCTGGTGGAGACCGGATCCGGTTTCGTCTTCGCGCCCGAACGGGTGCTGACGAATGCGCATGTCGTCGCGGGCGGGACGAGCGTCTCGGTCGACACCCCCAACGGTCCGCTGAAAGCCGATGTGGTGGTGTTCGATCCGTCGAACGACCTCGCTGTGCTGCACATCGCCGGTCTCACCGCACCCGCGCTCACGCCCGCGCCGCGCGCCCTCGACACGGGGGCCGCGGCCTTCGCGCTCGGCTATCCGGGCGGCGG encodes:
- a CDS encoding ATP-binding protein, giving the protein MLNGFGFHQVLSTPTPPVNGDRTGGPGEGGTRAALFAALAAAHAELSAAGPGAGLAVAWDRLGHGRRVRVLIGGTPRFPAVTVSGESPVAVMYPPGTIARQVDSASVREQWRRLPAWTRCTGRADALWLPQRPTVDGRSRRGGFEDYVAHLPDRFVWLILAFPVPVPQVDDELADLEVRLPRLRTREDSEPARIAVQRGESRYRELSRARAAGLWHVHVLVGAADPAAALRAAGLLCSAADLDELPYVLTPQPISGGAEQIWSAPVTGRDDGDRSPFVADAELLAALARPPRRELPGIRTVEAVGFDLTPEREGEIDVGAVLDDGDRPVDRFTVTRATLNRHGFVTGATGSGKSQTVRHLLEGLGAIAVPWLVIEPAKAEYAAMAGRTGAPVTVIRPGDPAAVPAGINPLEPEPGFPIQTHIDLIRALFLAAFDAVDPFPQVLSHALTRCYTDLGWDTVTGDARRPGRPPRYPRLSDLQATALAVVDTIGYGREITDNVRGFIDVRLGALRLGTPGRFFEGGYRLDMAALLRRNTVIEIEDIGSDSDKAFLIGAVLIRVAEHLRAHRDRDEAELAHVTVLEEAHRLLRRAEPGTAVAYAVELFAALLAEIRAYGEGILVAEQIPSKITADVVKNTALKIVHRLPATEDRELVGATMNLDAAQSRHVVSLPPGRAVVFADGMDRPIRIEVPLGRAREARRPTPLPPLSPSPARPPLALRDLHRAHRFAEDPRLLLWIELLLLAHLVGRPAARPDPAWLAEAEDAATPLLFAEAVDHLIATAVDRRYIGLSAYFPPDEFADHLRAAAAEPCSGAETHWQAGRYRWIDVEQALRAPGLPPDRPHPDTERWARRGLHLPATTLAEQIDTLHAHPDNFADRRIVTGPTPNLLAATIARRSRADSPERRLRHATTHLRDLGRWPLALLGEDDSAAPPTGSDP
- a CDS encoding toprim domain-containing protein, which produces MHEGDGRRHHPSLGVIYNVGKRKTVVRCFAGCSDEAVLERLGLRVRDLFDGPMGVRGDGPRRGGARLSLVDRALLAAGLPLVRHKAELGRAVGPARVVATYVYRWPDGRREGKVVRVHIPHRNGHEKHFWQERMTENGWREGGFARIPFRLPEVVPAVRDGADIYVCEGEQDVLVACRAGLVATTNAGGALGWHADHARWLRGARRVWIVADRDAPGYRHAAEVARSLRGLVGATRIVQASDGKDLTDHFNAGHQVEELEPVPILDDHYSPEFPHVADRVVP
- a CDS encoding glutaminase domain-containing protein codes for the protein MRIDGVASLFAGAPGSPALPALHQVSLTVTATRSIYRFDGGGIELTVTFFSPVSPNDLQRQSVPMSYITVTAASTDGNSHNVAVYLDISGEWAHGDRNRNIDWAAQEVGSQFALSFAPTTPTVLAESADQASWGTVVFATDADPQLTWQIAEDTVARAAGAAGPLPDTAEPGPRGINDRWPVFAFARDLGTLTPGTPSPAMVVTIGHVRTPAISSLGTPLDPWWRTYWSDWPDMLTWFRADYAAALDEASGLDARLTSDAENICGAGTPTAEQYAALCALALRQAIGGTELVDRDGAPWAMLKEISSDGNVSTVDVIYPASPVFLYLGPNYLRLLLDPLLDYVRAGHWPQPFAPHDLGASYPNATGHNDGGGENMPVEESANLLIMSAALIGRLPADQTTALLTEYYPVLRGWAEYLVPNALDPGLQNQTDDFAGPIAHCSNLALKGILGLGAMSLIARAVGNTEDRTRYDSLARDYITQWATRSQDPTGPHLQLAYDDPGTWSLKYNGYADRALGLNLVPRQVITQEAAWYVARANDAGVPLDNRHTYTKADWELWTAAFLTDEPDARDLLIQRVFRFADTTGDRVPLTDWYDTVSGGRVGFAARPVVGGFFALLTLADRPSSGEDRG
- a CDS encoding nucleoside hydrolase, encoding MGDIDAGDPRETPQSAWGSLLGFADRYADLGYRSLAEQLRAGGPPPPSVQGTPIIVDSDIGGDPDDAIAVTCAARNLPEVALILTADEHRGRRARFARHLLDLIERPDLPVVSGADLGNTRYHAVDGLIPDTVAEQPTDIVAAVRAVCAGTEGPVRWVGLGPLSNLAHVLRSAPELNARLVVTQMGGAIHYRRPDRAEHNFRLDPDAARYVVATARELLLVLSDTTFTDEIAIDSGTDIYRALAADAAPAWAAVLRAHLDQWFARFYPASLQHDPLTLTAALQLPFIDFTRRRISLGPDARMTVAGDDSEGHPTWITTGADYPAFRAWLSKQIHY
- a CDS encoding GNAT family N-acetyltransferase; protein product: MDLEIRPALAPGVGPPERIDLGDVLIRRWRPGDLVPRFEALTASFAHIHPWMDWLSEPTTLERQRVFGEAVAASWPSVDRGFNYGIFGGEGVVLGAVGLHDRLGPPAVEIGYWCHVAHTGRGVMTRSVAALTRAAFTLPGVGRVEIHCDAANVRSAAIARRLGYRLHRIRPREKRAPAESGREMCWVKERPAARPFGR
- a CDS encoding EamA family transporter, which produces MAAMTHDAPVVNRLRTGLFLALLSASSFGLSGALARGMMDAGWSPAAVVAVRVLVGGVALLPIALRQLRGDWELLRRKAGLIVAYGLIAVAGTQLAYFYAVAHMAVGAALLIEYTAPIVVIGWLWARHGQKPGRATVLGAVLGVLGLVLVLDLRSGVGASWVGAAWALAAMFGAAVYFVLSARNSDGLPGTVLATGGLLLGGVVLLLAGAAGIAPLHAGTGPAVFADCTAPWWLPLLALGVVTAALAYASGIAATRLLGSRLASFAALLEVVAAIVYAWVLLAQTPRPIQFVGGALILVGVVTVRTGERPDAP